GTTAAGCGTCCTGCGCATCATACCCACGGCATTGGTCGTGTTGATGAAGTTCTGGGTAACGAGATGCAACCGGGTATGGAGATCGAGATGGCACTGCGTAGCCATGATCTTCCCCATGTATTCTCCGAAGCGTTATTGGCCGAAACAGCTAAAATCGCCGACGAAGTAACTGAAGAAGATAAGCAAGGTCGCCGCGATCTGCGTAACTTACCGTTGGTCACCATCGACGGTGAAGACGCGCGCGATTTTGATGACGCGGTTTACGCTGAAGCGAAGAAAAGCGGTGGCTGGCGCTTGTATGTTGCCATTGCTGACGTAAGTCACTACGTACGCCCAGGCATGGAGCTCGATAAAGAGGGCCTTGCTCGCGGTAACTCTGTGTACTTCCCTGCACAGGTGATCCCGATGCTGCCAGAGAAGCTATCCAATGGTTTGTGTTCATTGAACCCACACGTGGATCGCCTCTGTATGGTGGCCGAGATGACCGTCTCTGCAGCCGGTAAACTGTCAGGTTACAAATTCTACCCAGCAGTAATGCACTCCCACGCGCGCTTAACCTACACCAAGGTAGCGAAGATGTTGGATGGTGATGGCGACTTATGTGCCGAATACGCTGAAGTATTGCCACACCTGCATGAGCTACACCAGTTGTATCAAACACTCGATAGTGCGCGTCAACAACGTGGTGCACTGGTGCTGGAAAGCGAAGAAACCCAGTTTATCTTCAACGAAGAACGTCGTATCGAGAAGATTGTGCCGCGCAGCCGTAACGTTGCCCACAAGATGATTGAAGAGTGCATGATCTTAGCCAACGTTGCTGCCGGCAAGTTCGTGAAGAAGCATCACGGTGATGTGCTGTACCGTATTCATGAAGGCCCAAGTGAGCAGAAATTGCTAACTTTACGCGACTTCCTGAAGCAGCAAGGCTTGGAGCTTAAAGGCGGTACTGAGCCGTCACCATTGGATGTTCAAGAGTTGTTGCTCAACACCCGCGAACGTGGTGATGCAGAGCTTATCCAAACCATGGTATTGCGTTCGATGAAGCAGGCTGTATACAGCGCTGACAACATTGGTCACTTTGGTTTGGCGTTGGACAGTTACGCCCACTTTACCTCGCCAATTCGTCGTTACCCTGACCTGGTATTACACCGAGTTATCCGCTATTTAAGCGCCAAAGAGCAGAACCCGGAGTTACCTTTACAGCAGTTGCTGACTGACGGTGGTTTTGGCTATGCCGAAGGCCCATTGGCCGAACTAGGTGAACACACCTCAATGACCGAGCGCCGCGCTGACGATGCCAGCCGTGACGTATCCGACTGGTTGAAGTGTGAGTTTATGCTCGACCACGTTGGTGATGACTTTGAAGCGGTTGTTAGTGGCGTCACCAGCTTTGGTTTATTTGTTCGTTTGAAGAGCTACCACATCGATGGCTTAGTGCACATCTCAAGCTTGGCTAATGACTACTACAACTTTGATCCACTGCGCCAAGCGCTGGTTGGTGAGAGCAGTGGTAAACGCTACCGCCTTGGCGATGAAGTGCAGGTTAAGGTGATGGCAGTCAAGTTAGATGATCGCCAGATCGATCTTGCTCTATTCGATGCAGATGCACCGAAGCCAAAAGCCAAGCGTCGCAGTGGCGGCAGCAAACGCACCAGCAGCAGCAAAGCCAAATCGGGCGCTGCGGCTAAAGGCAACTTACGCAGTGGTAAAGATGCCCCTAAAGACGAGAAGAAGCCTTCACGCAATAAGAAATCTGGTCGCAGCGGTGGCGATAAGGCCCGCGGCGGCAGTAAGAACAAACGGACCAAAAGCGAATGAAACATGAAATGGTATTTGGCCTGCATGCAGTAGAAGCACTGCTGCAGCGTCAACCTGAGCGCGTTAAAGAGCTGTGGTTGCTGAAAGGGCGTGAAGATGAACGCCTAACCAGCATTACTACATTGGCAACGCAATTTGGCCTCAAACCACAGGTTACCAGCCGAAAAGTATTGGATGAAAAGTCGGAGTCGACTCAACACCAAGGCGTTTTGGCTCGCTGCGTAGCTGAGCCAGTGAAAGGTGAGAATGAGCTCGATGAGCTGCTCGACCGAACTGATGTACCGTTTTTGCTGGTGCTTGATGGAGTAACCGATCCACACAATCTCGGTGCCTGTATCCGCAGTGCGGATGCGGCCGGTGTCCACGGGGTGATTGTTCCTCGCGATCGCTCCGCTGGTTTGGGGCCAATCGTACGTAAGGTCGCGGTGGGTGCAGCGGAAGCGGTACCACTGTTTCAGGTTACTAACCTAGCTCGTACCTTACGTCACCTGCAAGAACGTGGCGTGTGGATTGTTGGCGCTGCTGGCGAAGCAACCCATACCCTGTATCAAAGCAAGCTGACTGGGCCATTGGCTATCGCCATGGGAGCAGAAGGCAAGGGCTTACGTCGTCTAACTCGTGAAGTCTGTGACGATCTGATCAGCATTCCGATGGCTGGTGAAGTATCGAGTCTGAATGTGTCAGTTGCCACCGGCATCAGCCTGTTTGAAGCGGTGCGACAGCGTTCTGCTGACTAACACTCGAGCCTGTAGCTAAACGAAAAACGCCACCTAGCAATAGGTGGCGTTTTTGTTGGTTCAATCGGTGTTTTAGAAGCTGTAGATTAGGTTAACCGTGGAGATCACATCGGTCTTCTCGCTGTCTTCCGGCACCTTATCGGTGTAGGTGATGTCTACTCCAAACTT
The genomic region above belongs to Ferrimonas lipolytica and contains:
- the rnr gene encoding ribonuclease R; translated protein: MSHDPNFNREAEKYANPIASREFILAFMQQQNAPVAREELAAHFDLEGDQFIALSRRLRAMERDGQIVYTRKGRYGLPERMNLITGTVLGHRDGFGFFRPEDGSDDLYLPEKAMFSVLHGDKVMAQIDEGDRRGRKSARIVRVVEPRNPMIVGRYFLDEGIGYVVPDDSRLSQDILIPEEGRNGAREGQVVVAELVKRPAHHTHGIGRVDEVLGNEMQPGMEIEMALRSHDLPHVFSEALLAETAKIADEVTEEDKQGRRDLRNLPLVTIDGEDARDFDDAVYAEAKKSGGWRLYVAIADVSHYVRPGMELDKEGLARGNSVYFPAQVIPMLPEKLSNGLCSLNPHVDRLCMVAEMTVSAAGKLSGYKFYPAVMHSHARLTYTKVAKMLDGDGDLCAEYAEVLPHLHELHQLYQTLDSARQQRGALVLESEETQFIFNEERRIEKIVPRSRNVAHKMIEECMILANVAAGKFVKKHHGDVLYRIHEGPSEQKLLTLRDFLKQQGLELKGGTEPSPLDVQELLLNTRERGDAELIQTMVLRSMKQAVYSADNIGHFGLALDSYAHFTSPIRRYPDLVLHRVIRYLSAKEQNPELPLQQLLTDGGFGYAEGPLAELGEHTSMTERRADDASRDVSDWLKCEFMLDHVGDDFEAVVSGVTSFGLFVRLKSYHIDGLVHISSLANDYYNFDPLRQALVGESSGKRYRLGDEVQVKVMAVKLDDRQIDLALFDADAPKPKAKRRSGGSKRTSSSKAKSGAAAKGNLRSGKDAPKDEKKPSRNKKSGRSGGDKARGGSKNKRTKSE
- the rlmB gene encoding 23S rRNA (guanosine(2251)-2'-O)-methyltransferase RlmB, with product MKHEMVFGLHAVEALLQRQPERVKELWLLKGREDERLTSITTLATQFGLKPQVTSRKVLDEKSESTQHQGVLARCVAEPVKGENELDELLDRTDVPFLLVLDGVTDPHNLGACIRSADAAGVHGVIVPRDRSAGLGPIVRKVAVGAAEAVPLFQVTNLARTLRHLQERGVWIVGAAGEATHTLYQSKLTGPLAIAMGAEGKGLRRLTREVCDDLISIPMAGEVSSLNVSVATGISLFEAVRQRSAD